The genomic window ACCGTGCTGGGCGAGCGGATGACGGCCGCGTCCGGCGCGGGGCTGGCGCTGCTGCTCGGCGGCCTCGCCGTCGCCGTCACCGGCGGAACGCTACGCTCACGCGTTGACGTCTTGTCCGACGATGGGTCCCGGATATGAAAGTGGATGCGACCGACCGCAGGCTCCTGCGCGCTCTCCAGAAGGACGCGCGGGCGAAGAACCGGGACCTCGCGGCGGCGGCGGGCGTGTCGCCGTCGACCGCGCTGGAACGCGTCCGCGCGCTGCGGGAGCGAGGCGTCATTCGCGGCTACCGCGCCGAACTCGATCTGGCGGCGATCGGACGGCCCGTGCAGGCGCTGATCGCGGTGCGGATCCGTCCGCCGTCCAGGAGGGTGATCGAGGGTTTCCGGGAATGGGCGGCGGCGCTCCCCGAGACGATCGGGCTGTTCGTCACCAGCGGTTCGAGCGATTTCCTCATCCATGTCGCGGTGCCCGATCCCGACGGCCTGTACGCGTTCGTCATCGACCGGCTCACCGAACGCCGCGAGGTCGCGGACGTCCAGACCTCGATGGTCTACGAGCACGTCCGGGCCCCGCACATCGACCCGGCGCCGGACCGCCCGTGACGGCCTACGTCGCGCTGGGCAGTTCGTTCGCCGCCGGGCCGGGGATCCGTCCGGTGGCGCATCGCGGCGCGCTGCGCTCGGCGCGCAACTACCCGCACCTGGTGGCGCGGGCGCTGG from Actinomadura rubteroloni includes these protein-coding regions:
- a CDS encoding Lrp/AsnC family transcriptional regulator: MKVDATDRRLLRALQKDARAKNRDLAAAAGVSPSTALERVRALRERGVIRGYRAELDLAAIGRPVQALIAVRIRPPSRRVIEGFREWAAALPETIGLFVTSGSSDFLIHVAVPDPDGLYAFVIDRLTERREVADVQTSMVYEHVRAPHIDPAPDRP